One Bacteroidia bacterium DNA segment encodes these proteins:
- a CDS encoding AI-2E family transporter, whose translation MNKKTKYILIAAIVLIVGLCVWFLGNIIAYILVGLVLSLILQPITRLLNKIRIKKFVLPKFVSAIITLILFWAVVILFFRLMVPLIASEAQQISSIDPNKIVANLDQPIQQVTKVLSDLNIYTNTEKSLTDEVVNKIMGIVNFSDFSVFFSSIANTLGSILVAFFAITFITFFFLLDDRLFIKLFLAFATVEYESEVKHAILSIKKLLLRYFLGIIFDMFVVFVLTTIGMTILGLGFEHALVLGLVGGLFNIIPYVGPIISIIFGMLIGILTNVDANFYTETLPLLQWMFIVYVIINILDATLVQPFIFSNSVKAHPLEVFLVILSAGTLAGIPGMILAIPSYTVLRVIAKEFFYNFKIVKKLTKNI comes from the coding sequence ATGAATAAGAAAACTAAATATATTTTAATAGCAGCAATTGTTTTAATTGTTGGATTATGCGTGTGGTTTCTTGGTAACATTATAGCTTATATATTAGTTGGCCTTGTATTGTCATTAATTTTACAGCCTATAACAAGATTGCTGAATAAGATTAGAATAAAGAAATTTGTTTTACCAAAATTTGTTAGTGCCATAATTACATTGATTCTTTTCTGGGCTGTTGTAATTCTGTTTTTCAGATTAATGGTTCCGCTTATTGCTTCAGAAGCTCAACAAATTTCCTCTATAGATCCGAATAAAATTGTTGCAAATCTCGATCAGCCAATTCAGCAGGTAACCAAAGTGTTATCGGATTTAAATATATATACTAATACAGAGAAAAGTTTAACAGATGAGGTAGTAAATAAGATAATGGGAATTGTGAACTTCTCTGATTTTTCTGTTTTCTTTAGTTCTATAGCAAATACTTTGGGAAGCATTTTGGTAGCTTTTTTTGCAATTACTTTTATTACTTTCTTTTTTTTATTGGACGACAGGTTATTTATTAAACTTTTTCTTGCATTTGCTACTGTTGAATATGAATCAGAAGTAAAGCACGCAATTTTATCTATTAAGAAACTTTTATTACGGTATTTCTTAGGAATTATTTTCGATATGTTTGTTGTTTTTGTACTTACTACTATTGGAATGACTATTCTAGGATTAGGGTTTGAACATGCCTTAGTTTTAGGTTTAGTAGGAGGATTATTTAACATTATCCCATATGTGGGTCCAATTATTTCAATAATTTTTGGAATGTTAATTGGAATATTAACAAATGTTGATGCTAATTTTTATACTGAAACACTTCCTTTGCTACAATGGATGTTTATTGTATATGTTATTATTAATATTCTTGATGCAACTTTAGTGCAGCCATTTATCTTTTCTAACAGCGTAAAAGCACATCCACTTGAGGTTTTTCTTGTGATATTATCAGCAGGAACATTAGCAGGTATACCTGGGATGATATTGGCAATACCGTCATATACAGTACTTAGAGTTATTGCTAAAGAGTTTTTTTATAACTTTAAAATTGTTAAAAAATTAACTAAAAACATTTAA
- a CDS encoding DNA-binding protein yields the protein MKTISFNELRRIKDRLPNGSMQIIADTLDISLETVRNYFGGTDYEKGEIVGIHTEKGPDGGIVILDDTTILEVAMKILKEKNLN from the coding sequence GTGAAAACTATTTCATTTAATGAATTAAGGCGTATAAAAGATCGTTTGCCAAACGGAAGTATGCAAATAATAGCAGACACTCTTGATATTAGTCTGGAAACTGTTCGTAACTATTTTGGTGGTACCGATTACGAAAAAGGAGAAATTGTAGGTATTCATACCGAAAAAGGTCCAGATGGCGGAATAGTGATTCTGGATGATACTACAATATTAGAAGTTGCAATGAAAATTTTAAAGGAAAAAAATTTAAATTAA
- a CDS encoding gliding motility-associated C-terminal domain-containing protein, which produces MNKYIIILVFSFFTISNSLFAQIEVNFKSDTTVICEGGSIVFTDLSVGDTVKNWHWSFGDGGIDSIQNPIHTYLNSGVYSVSLTASSSNATQTKTKTNFIFVRKFPEANFSFTDTMYLPSYIFYFQGTVLNRDTLPYNYYWNFNQTSFDLGDSIAIYTFPAAGSYVVNFIVEAGLGCTDTITDTVMVNDLLEAPNIFSPNGDGINDVFIVKSNGVNNFVLDVFNRWGAIVYSQTAKRLQWDGRSSAGVQLPCGTYFYNITSSEASGYKKSGVLLLVK; this is translated from the coding sequence ATGAATAAGTATATAATCATATTAGTGTTTTCATTTTTTACGATTTCAAATTCTCTATTTGCACAAATTGAGGTAAATTTTAAATCTGACACTACGGTTATATGTGAAGGTGGCTCAATTGTATTTACCGATTTATCTGTAGGAGATACAGTTAAAAACTGGCATTGGAGTTTTGGTGATGGAGGTATTGATTCAATACAAAACCCAATACATACATACTTAAATTCAGGAGTTTATTCTGTCTCTTTAACAGCTTCAAGCTCAAATGCAACTCAAACAAAAACAAAAACAAATTTTATTTTTGTAAGAAAATTTCCTGAGGCAAATTTTAGTTTTACAGATACAATGTATCTTCCTTCATATATTTTTTATTTTCAAGGAACAGTATTAAATAGAGACACATTACCATATAATTATTACTGGAATTTTAATCAGACTTCTTTTGATTTAGGTGATAGTATTGCTATATACACATTTCCAGCTGCTGGAAGTTACGTTGTAAATTTTATTGTAGAAGCAGGCTTAGGATGTACTGATACAATTACAGATACAGTTATGGTAAATGATTTACTTGAAGCGCCAAATATTTTTTCACCAAATGGTGATGGAATAAATGATGTTTTTATAGTGAAATCAAATGGTGTTAATAATTTCGTATTAGATGTTTTTAATAGATGGGGTGCCATAGTATATTCTCAAACTGCAAAAAGATTACAGTGGGATGGGCGTTCATCTGCAGGAGTTCAATTACCATGTGGAACATATTTTTATAATATTACCTCATCTGAAGCAAGTGGATATAAAAAATCCGGAGTTTTACTTCTTGTTAAATAA
- a CDS encoding Gfo/Idh/MocA family oxidoreductase has translation MRRIGIVGVGHFGKFHVKELIKIHEFDLIGFYDINPETSKTIQTEFGIKPFTSYEALLDEIDIIDIAVPTNMHFNCATEAIKKQKHVFIEKPVTITVEDAQNLIKLAEEASVKVQVGHIERFNPAFKAALPLIFNPSYIEIHRLQTMNDHAYDESIILKLMIHDIDIVISTINSNIKKINATGVKLINGITSIANARLEFDNGCVANITSSIVSPKNIIEYKIFQKEKYIFIDFLNRKAEVSIFKEDKTNKEQVLKDIHIESSEKLNSNSLKEEFISFFNCINNNFKPSVTLDDGFKALKVANEIIEKIKLSNDF, from the coding sequence ATGCGAAGAATTGGTATAGTTGGGGTTGGGCATTTTGGCAAATTTCATGTAAAAGAATTAATAAAAATACATGAGTTTGATCTTATTGGTTTTTATGATATTAATCCCGAAACATCTAAAACAATACAGACAGAATTTGGCATTAAACCTTTCACATCATACGAAGCACTTTTAGACGAAATAGATATAATAGATATTGCCGTACCCACAAACATGCATTTTAATTGTGCAACCGAAGCAATAAAAAAACAAAAACATGTTTTTATTGAAAAACCAGTAACAATTACTGTTGAAGATGCACAAAATCTTATAAAACTTGCTGAAGAAGCTTCAGTAAAGGTTCAAGTTGGACATATCGAAAGGTTTAACCCCGCTTTTAAAGCTGCTCTCCCATTAATTTTTAATCCCAGCTATATTGAAATTCATAGATTACAAACTATGAATGATCATGCTTATGATGAGTCTATTATTTTAAAGCTGATGATTCACGACATAGATATTGTAATTAGTACCATTAATTCTAACATAAAAAAAATTAATGCTACTGGAGTTAAATTGATTAATGGAATTACCAGTATTGCAAATGCCAGATTAGAATTTGATAATGGATGTGTTGCAAATATTACATCAAGTATAGTCTCTCCTAAAAATATTATTGAATATAAAATTTTTCAAAAAGAAAAATATATTTTTATTGATTTCCTTAACAGAAAAGCCGAAGTTTCTATTTTTAAAGAAGATAAAACCAATAAAGAACAAGTATTAAAAGATATTCATATTGAAAGCTCAGAGAAATTAAACTCAAATTCTTTAAAAGAAGAATTTATTTCATTTTTTAATTGCATAAATAATAATTTCAAACCATCTGTTACACTTGACGATGGCTTTAAAGCATTAAAAGTTGCAAATGAAATTATTGAAAAAATTAAACTTTCTAACGATTTTTAA
- the elbB gene encoding isoprenoid biosynthesis glyoxalase ElbB: MTHPKKIAVILSGCGVYDGAEIHEATLTLLAIKKQGAEYEIFAPDIDQHHVINHLTGKEMNETRNVLVESARIARGKIKPLQNFKASDFDGLVFPGGFGAAKNLSDYAFKGSDTKVNVEVKKAITDMASANKPIGALCIAPTLLAKVLGDISLTIGNDESSVANIKKMGATHIQTKQCEVVVDSKNKIVTNPCYMLDSSIVQIAEGAENVIKEMIRIM; the protein is encoded by the coding sequence ATGACTCATCCAAAGAAAATTGCCGTAATTCTGTCCGGATGCGGAGTTTATGATGGTGCTGAAATACATGAAGCCACACTTACTTTATTAGCAATAAAAAAACAAGGTGCAGAATATGAGATTTTCGCCCCGGACATCGATCAGCATCATGTAATTAATCATCTTACCGGCAAAGAGATGAACGAAACAAGAAATGTATTGGTTGAGTCTGCACGCATTGCACGTGGTAAAATAAAACCACTTCAGAATTTTAAAGCCTCAGATTTTGATGGACTTGTTTTCCCTGGTGGATTTGGCGCTGCAAAAAATTTATCTGACTATGCTTTTAAGGGATCAGACACAAAAGTAAATGTCGAAGTAAAAAAAGCGATTACCGATATGGCTTCAGCAAACAAACCAATTGGCGCATTATGCATTGCTCCTACCCTTCTGGCAAAAGTTCTTGGTGATATTTCGCTTACTATCGGAAATGACGAAAGTTCTGTGGCTAACATAAAAAAAATGGGTGCTACACATATTCAAACAAAACAATGCGAAGTTGTTGTTGACAGCAAAAATAAAATTGTCACAAATCCTTGTTACATGTTAGATTCAAGCATAGTACAAATTGCAGAAGGTGCCGAGAATGTTATAAAAGAAATGATAAGAATAATGTAA
- a CDS encoding MBL fold metallo-hydrolase has product MIKVKDFVFNPIQVNSYVIYAENKDCLIVDPGCNSESEFQKLFSFIDENELKPKGIIITHFHFDHVMGCAGVVRKYSLSISGHADYKLLFKHMDVKMQAQLFNFDFEMPPLPKNELKHDDEILLGNNVIKIIHVPGHSPCGIALYSEADKFVIVGDILFEGSIGRTDLYMGDTGLLVGGIQKKLFCLDDETKVYSGHGYTTTIGKEKRTNPFF; this is encoded by the coding sequence ATGATAAAAGTTAAAGATTTTGTATTTAACCCAATACAAGTAAATTCTTACGTGATTTACGCTGAAAATAAAGATTGTTTAATTGTTGATCCGGGATGTAATTCTGAGTCAGAATTTCAAAAATTATTTAGCTTTATTGATGAAAATGAACTTAAACCTAAAGGAATAATTATTACACATTTTCATTTTGATCATGTAATGGGCTGTGCTGGAGTTGTTAGGAAATATAGCCTTTCAATATCAGGTCATGCTGATTATAAGTTATTGTTTAAGCATATGGATGTTAAGATGCAAGCACAGTTATTTAATTTTGATTTTGAAATGCCTCCTTTGCCGAAAAATGAATTAAAACATGATGATGAAATATTATTAGGTAATAATGTTATTAAAATTATTCATGTACCTGGTCATAGTCCTTGTGGTATTGCATTGTATTCAGAAGCCGATAAGTTTGTTATTGTTGGTGATATACTATTTGAAGGTAGTATAGGGAGGACAGATTTGTATATGGGTGATACAGGTCTTTTAGTAGGAGGTATTCAAAAGAAACTTTTTTGTCTTGATGATGAAACAAAGGTTTATTCTGGTCATGGTTATACTACAACTATTGGAAAAGAGAAAAGAACAAATCCTTTTTTCTGA
- a CDS encoding glycosyltransferase family 9 protein: MKRILISRIDKIGDVVLTLPLAGYLKSIFPDCYIIFLGRKYTKPIINACTNIDEFADWDNICDMSFSNQKRIFCKFKADIIIHVYPNAKVARLAFLAKIPIRIGTNRRIFHWFYANKQVKLSRKKSDLHEAQLNLILTEPLFGNFVVPDLKEIIGLYGFSNFEMLENDLHFVINNKKFNIILHPKSKGSAREWGLDRYSELIRLLSPEKFNIIVAGTDDEANQMEQLLKVYRNNIIDITGKLTLSQYISLINHADGLVACSTGPLHIASAAGKFAIGLYAPMKPIFPQRWAPIGKKAKYFVLNKTCEKCRKSFNCECIRSITANEIAEYLENCYQEKFGLLN, from the coding sequence TTGAAACGTATTCTAATAAGCCGTATTGATAAAATCGGAGATGTTGTTCTTACTTTACCTTTAGCTGGATATTTAAAATCGATTTTTCCTGATTGTTATATTATTTTTCTTGGAAGAAAATACACTAAACCAATTATAAATGCATGTACAAATATTGATGAGTTTGCCGATTGGGATAATATTTGTGACATGTCATTTTCTAATCAAAAAAGGATTTTTTGTAAGTTTAAAGCAGATATTATAATTCATGTATATCCAAATGCCAAAGTTGCAAGGCTTGCATTTTTAGCGAAAATCCCAATTAGAATAGGCACAAACAGAAGAATTTTTCATTGGTTTTATGCCAATAAACAAGTAAAACTCAGTAGAAAAAAATCTGATTTACATGAGGCTCAATTAAATTTGATTTTAACAGAACCATTGTTTGGTAATTTTGTAGTTCCAGATTTAAAGGAAATTATTGGACTCTATGGTTTCTCTAATTTTGAAATGTTAGAGAATGATTTACATTTTGTAATTAACAATAAGAAATTTAATATCATTCTTCATCCTAAATCAAAAGGAAGTGCGAGAGAGTGGGGATTAGACAGATATTCAGAATTGATAAGATTATTATCTCCTGAAAAATTTAATATAATAGTTGCCGGTACTGATGATGAAGCCAACCAGATGGAGCAATTGTTAAAAGTTTATAGAAATAATATTATAGATATTACTGGAAAGTTAACATTAAGCCAATATATTAGTTTGATTAACCATGCTGATGGATTAGTAGCATGCAGTACAGGTCCTTTACATATTGCTTCTGCAGCAGGAAAATTTGCTATAGGATTATATGCACCAATGAAACCCATTTTTCCTCAGAGATGGGCACCAATTGGTAAAAAGGCAAAATATTTTGTGTTAAATAAAACTTGTGAAAAGTGTCGCAAGTCATTTAACTGTGAATGTATAAGAAGTATTACAGCAAATGAAATTGCTGAATATTTAGAAAATTGTTATCAAGAGAAATTTGGTTTACTCAATTGA
- a CDS encoding sugar transferase — protein MNKRLQTTTYIISDFIAGSISWALFYILRKVFIESAFFGYQIEIVYDKQFYLGLIFIPFFWVLLNYLSGYYKDIYRRSRLKELGQTITISIVGVVIIFFVVILDDYIFSYKNYYRSILMLFGLQFTITYLPRLFLTTRIVHRIQNRKFGFNTLLIGSNRKALDLYEEMEAEKKSAGNRFIGFVSVTEKSKYLLDKNLKCLGNINNLPKIIDEYKIEEVIIAIETSEHDQINFIINKIDNKNLVVKVIPTLYDILTGSVRMTSLYSAPLIQISRDLMPEWQLNIKRLLDILFSIIAIIILIPVYIFLVIGVKLSSSGPILYTHERIGRYGKPFKIYKFRSMYVNAEKNGPALSSDNDSRITKFGKFMRKIRLDEVPQFFNVIFGDMSLVGPRPERQYFIDQIIKEAPHYSHLQKVRPGITSWGQVKFGYAENVEEMIERLKYDLIYIENMSLYIDFKIMIYTVKIILQRSGK, from the coding sequence ATGAATAAACGTTTACAAACTACAACATATATTATTTCCGATTTTATTGCAGGCAGCATAAGTTGGGCTCTATTCTATATTCTTAGAAAGGTATTTATAGAATCGGCATTCTTTGGCTACCAGATTGAGATAGTATACGACAAACAATTTTATTTAGGGTTAATTTTTATACCATTTTTCTGGGTTTTACTAAATTATCTTTCAGGTTATTATAAAGATATATACAGAAGATCACGATTAAAAGAATTGGGACAGACTATTACCATTTCTATTGTTGGAGTCGTAATAATTTTCTTTGTTGTAATACTAGACGATTATATTTTTTCATATAAAAATTATTACCGATCAATATTAATGTTGTTTGGTCTTCAATTCACAATTACATATTTGCCCCGCCTTTTTTTAACAACAAGAATAGTTCATAGAATTCAAAACAGAAAATTTGGTTTTAATACCTTATTAATTGGAAGTAATAGAAAAGCATTGGATTTGTATGAAGAAATGGAAGCCGAGAAAAAGTCAGCAGGAAATAGATTTATAGGCTTCGTTAGCGTTACAGAAAAATCAAAATATTTACTCGATAAAAATTTAAAATGCCTTGGTAATATTAATAATCTTCCGAAAATAATTGATGAATATAAAATTGAAGAAGTAATAATTGCAATTGAAACATCTGAACACGATCAGATTAATTTCATCATTAATAAAATTGACAATAAAAATTTGGTAGTTAAAGTAATTCCTACTCTTTATGATATTCTTACTGGAAGTGTAAGGATGACTTCACTTTACTCGGCACCATTAATACAAATTTCACGAGATCTAATGCCCGAGTGGCAGCTTAATATCAAAAGATTATTAGATATTTTATTTTCAATTATTGCTATTATTATTTTAATTCCGGTTTATATTTTTCTTGTTATAGGAGTAAAATTATCTTCATCAGGACCAATTTTATATACTCACGAAAGAATAGGTCGTTACGGCAAGCCCTTTAAGATTTACAAATTCAGGTCAATGTATGTAAATGCCGAAAAAAACGGGCCTGCATTATCAAGTGATAATGATAGCCGAATTACAAAATTCGGTAAATTCATGAGAAAAATTCGATTAGACGAAGTGCCACAATTCTTTAATGTTATTTTTGGTGATATGTCATTAGTCGGACCACGACCAGAAAGACAGTATTTTATTGACCAGATAATTAAAGAAGCTCCTCACTATTCACATTTACAAAAAGTAAGACCGGGTATTACATCATGGGGACAAGTAAAATTTGGTTATGCAGAAAATGTTGAAGAAATGATTGAGAGATTAAAATACGATTTAATTTACATAGAAAATATGTCTCTTTATATTGACTTCAAAATTATGATTTATACTGTAAAAATTATTTTACAGCGCAGCGGAAAATAA
- a CDS encoding T9SS type A sorting domain-containing protein, whose translation MKNTSMIIFSISTILLLLQTIVGKSQVYSIGHKSITYTDPARSNRSVPCEIYYPSNTAGENTPIANGQFPLVVFGHGFVMGFDAYQIYWDSIVPKGYIMVFPTTEGSIFPTPNHLTFGLDLAFAVTKMQTEGNLSSSFFYQKIATTSAILGHSMGGKCSVIASSNNTNITTTVSFGMSNSNSPDAILNYAPSVTVPAIVFSGANDCVAVPADNQVPLYNALGSQCKTFISVTGGSHCQFAESNFNCNFGESTCSPSPTITRDEQYAEVFSLLLPYLDFMLKNNSSAEALFINRLSTNTGITYLRNCLTSTNNIKNIDNQNFTFNPNPVENFVKFEMLNIKLPIQLIITDMTGRKILSDLINYTHEIVNLLVLESGTYLVHIDNVTRILIKR comes from the coding sequence ATGAAAAACACTAGCATGATTATTTTCAGCATTTCAACTATTTTATTATTGTTGCAAACAATTGTCGGTAAATCACAAGTTTATTCTATAGGTCATAAATCTATTACATATACCGATCCTGCAAGAAGTAACAGAAGTGTTCCCTGCGAAATTTATTATCCTTCGAATACCGCTGGTGAAAACACGCCAATTGCAAATGGACAGTTTCCATTAGTTGTTTTCGGACACGGATTTGTAATGGGCTTTGATGCGTATCAAATATACTGGGATTCAATAGTTCCTAAAGGTTATATTATGGTTTTTCCAACTACTGAAGGTTCTATCTTTCCAACTCCAAATCACTTAACATTTGGACTAGATTTAGCATTTGCAGTAACAAAAATGCAAACAGAAGGTAATTTAAGTTCATCATTTTTTTATCAGAAAATAGCTACTACATCCGCAATACTTGGTCACTCAATGGGGGGTAAATGTTCAGTTATTGCTTCATCAAATAATACAAATATAACTACTACTGTTTCTTTTGGAATGTCAAATAGTAATTCTCCGGATGCTATCTTAAATTATGCTCCATCTGTAACTGTTCCTGCAATTGTTTTTTCAGGAGCAAACGATTGTGTTGCTGTTCCTGCAGATAATCAGGTGCCATTATATAATGCACTTGGCTCACAATGTAAAACTTTTATTAGTGTTACAGGCGGAAGCCATTGCCAGTTTGCTGAATCAAATTTCAATTGTAATTTTGGTGAATCTACCTGTTCTCCAAGCCCTACTATTACAAGAGACGAACAATATGCAGAAGTTTTTTCGTTGCTTTTACCATATTTAGATTTTATGCTAAAAAATAATTCATCTGCTGAAGCACTTTTTATAAATAGATTATCAACTAATACAGGTATTACATATTTAAGAAATTGCTTAACTTCTACAAATAATATTAAAAATATAGATAACCAAAATTTTACTTTTAATCCAAATCCGGTAGAAAATTTTGTAAAATTTGAAATGCTTAATATTAAATTGCCCATACAATTAATTATTACTGATATGACAGGTAGAAAAATTTTATCAGATTTAATTAATTACACACATGAAATTGTAAATTTGTTGGTATTAGAATCTGGAACTTACCTGGTTCATATAGATAATGTTACTAGAATTTTAATTAAAAGGTAA
- a CDS encoding serine acetyltransferase encodes MPMPDSEVLVEIVNTLRQIIFPGYFGTSNVNAGNISFYTGVNIDKVHKLLSQQILRGLCFDCGQENKNSCKDCEDKAERLSAKFISLLPKIREKLSTDVKAMYDGDPAAKSFGEIIYCYPAIRAITNYRLAHELLKLEVPLIPRIISELAHSETGIDIHPGATIGGYFAIDHGTGVVIGETCVIGNNVKIYQGVTLGAKSFPLDENGNPIKGIPRHPIVEDNVVIYAEATILGRICIGKNAIISGNMWITQDVPANSRMTPTT; translated from the coding sequence ATGCCAATGCCAGATTCTGAAGTCTTAGTCGAAATTGTAAATACTCTTCGTCAGATTATTTTTCCTGGATATTTTGGAACCTCTAATGTAAATGCTGGAAATATTAGCTTTTATACAGGTGTAAATATCGATAAGGTTCATAAATTACTTTCCCAGCAAATATTAAGAGGGTTATGCTTTGATTGTGGTCAGGAGAATAAAAATAGTTGTAAGGATTGTGAAGATAAAGCTGAAAGATTATCGGCAAAATTTATTTCTCTATTACCAAAAATAAGAGAAAAACTTTCTACTGATGTTAAGGCAATGTATGATGGAGATCCTGCAGCTAAGAGCTTTGGCGAAATTATTTATTGTTATCCTGCTATTAGAGCTATTACCAATTATAGGTTAGCACACGAACTTTTAAAACTTGAAGTTCCTTTGATACCTAGAATAATCTCCGAACTTGCGCATTCAGAAACTGGAATTGATATTCATCCGGGTGCAACAATTGGAGGATATTTTGCAATCGACCATGGAACGGGTGTTGTAATTGGTGAAACCTGTGTTATTGGTAATAATGTAAAAATTTATCAGGGTGTAACCTTAGGGGCAAAAAGTTTTCCGCTTGATGAAAATGGTAATCCTATTAAGGGAATTCCTCGCCATCCTATTGTAGAGGATAATGTTGTAATTTATGCAGAAGCTACAATTTTAGGTAGAATTTGTATTGGTAAAAATGCAATTATTAGCGGAAATATGTGGATTACACAGGATGTGCCTGCCAACTCTAGAATGACCCCAACTACTTAG
- the prmA gene encoding 50S ribosomal protein L11 methyltransferase, translated as MKYIEVSFIIKPYSTENEELLIAVLNENNFDSYWQTENELKAYIPESLFSIENLQSICNSFQNNLTVETKLCSLPEKNWNEEWEKSYPFTIISDKCLIRAPFHTNTPKTDFDIVIEPKMSFGTGHHSTTSLMVELILEMEITNKIILDMGCGTGILAILSSLKNAKKITAIDFDEWAYENSIENSKKNNCINIDVIKGTAANIPYETYDIIFANINRNVLLEDIGTYNKHLKQNSNLVISGFLESDIDILWKKAEKFQLFPIKTVNKNNWVAAIFEKK; from the coding sequence ATGAAATATATAGAAGTATCATTTATCATAAAACCTTATTCAACAGAAAATGAGGAATTATTAATTGCTGTTTTAAATGAAAATAATTTTGACTCGTATTGGCAAACTGAAAACGAATTAAAAGCATATATTCCTGAAAGTTTATTTTCAATCGAGAACTTACAAAGTATTTGCAATTCATTTCAGAACAACCTTACTGTTGAAACAAAATTATGTTCACTTCCAGAAAAAAACTGGAACGAAGAATGGGAAAAATCATATCCCTTTACAATTATTTCAGATAAATGTCTGATAAGAGCACCATTTCATACAAATACTCCAAAAACAGATTTCGATATTGTTATTGAGCCAAAAATGTCATTTGGTACAGGTCATCATTCAACTACTTCGTTAATGGTTGAACTTATTCTTGAAATGGAAATAACAAATAAGATTATTCTTGATATGGGCTGCGGAACGGGCATTCTAGCAATTCTTTCTTCATTGAAAAATGCCAAAAAGATTACTGCAATAGATTTTGATGAATGGGCATATGAAAACTCAATTGAAAACTCTAAAAAAAATAATTGTATAAATATTGATGTAATAAAAGGTACAGCTGCTAATATTCCTTATGAAACATATGATATCATTTTTGCAAATATTAACAGGAATGTATTATTAGAAGATATTGGCACATATAATAAACATCTAAAACAAAATAGTAATTTGGTTATAAGTGGGTTTTTAGAATCAGATATAGATATTCTTTGGAAAAAAGCCGAAAAATTTCAATTATTTCCAATTAAAACAGTTAATAAAAACAATTGGGTTGCAGCAATTTTCGAAAAAAAATAA
- a CDS encoding protein-L-isoaspartate(D-aspartate) O-methyltransferase: MEDSYVHKGLRRKLVQELTARNLFSSELMDAFMRVPRHLFMAKGLEKMAYKDQALPIASGQTISQPFTVAFQTHLLEIKQGDKILEIGTGSGYQTAILLEMGAKVFSIERQKELFDVTQVLLAKLNYRPQLFYGDGYLGQPTYSPFDKIIITAGAPYIPEPLKQQLKIGGRMVVPVGDKAQKMILLIKKDENNFEVTEHGVFQFVPLLQGKSQNK, encoded by the coding sequence ATGGAAGATTCATACGTACATAAAGGTTTAAGAAGAAAATTAGTTCAGGAATTAACAGCTCGAAATCTGTTTTCTAGTGAATTAATGGATGCTTTTATGCGTGTACCACGACATTTATTTATGGCAAAGGGGCTCGAAAAAATGGCATATAAAGATCAAGCTTTGCCTATTGCTTCAGGTCAAACAATTTCTCAACCTTTTACAGTAGCATTTCAAACTCATTTATTAGAAATAAAGCAAGGTGATAAGATACTTGAAATTGGCACTGGAAGCGGATATCAGACTGCTATTTTGCTTGAAATGGGTGCAAAGGTTTTTTCAATTGAAAGGCAAAAAGAATTATTTGATGTAACTCAGGTTCTATTAGCAAAATTAAATTACCGTCCTCAGTTATTTTATGGTGATGGTTACTTAGGACAGCCAACATATAGTCCTTTTGATAAAATTATTATTACTGCAGGTGCACCTTATATTCCCGAACCATTAAAACAACAGTTAAAAATTGGCGGAAGAATGGTTGTTCCTGTTGGCGATAAAGCTCAAAAGATGATATTACTAATTAAGAAAGATGAAAATAATTTTGAGGTAACAGAACATGGTGTTTTTCAATTTGTGCCGTTACTTCAAGGAAAATCGCAAAACAAATGA